Proteins encoded by one window of Carassius auratus strain Wakin chromosome 24, ASM336829v1, whole genome shotgun sequence:
- the LOC113042669 gene encoding DNA topoisomerase I, mitochondrial isoform X3 — MKLEKEKADRREKKKKKSKHSSKDRDKGSELNGKHKSSSKMKRSESPSGVRSAVKYEAGDSDTHEDVKVDPDERNDGRQKSGSPEINNNREKADDGHQCDSLKMKKKRVKDEKQEKNQSSSRKRKKTSSEHDKTEKKKIKKDGEQEEKKKERGKKDEESEKWKWWEEGKSSDTQKWSSLEHKGPYFPPEYEPLPDNICFKYDGQPVKLSPVTEEIATFYAKMLDHEYTSKDVFQNNFFSDWREEMTKEERKQIKTLSKCDFTQIHKYFVEKSEERKNMTKEEKQVLKEEASRLMEEYGFCLLDGHREKIGNFKLEPPGLFRGRGEHPKMGKLKKRIQPEDVTINCSQDSKIPTPPAGHRWKRVQHDNTVTWLASWLENIHGRPKYIMLNPSSKLKGEKDWQKYETARQLKMKVDSIRKQYRRDWTSREMKIRQRGVAIYFIDKLALRAGNEKDDESADTVGCCSLRVEHITLHRRLDAQEHVVEFDFLGKDSIRYYNKVPVEKQVFKNLKLFIKHKDPEDDLFDRITTVKLNKTLNECMPGLTAKVFRTFNASTTLQDQLNKLTTEGMTVEEKILSYNRANRAVAILCNHQRAAPKTFERSMQLLQEKIQKKKEQIEDAKKELKEAKKAHKDAPSDKSKKLLEKKEKAVQRLSDQLKKLQLQETDREENKVIALGTSKLNYLDPRISVAWCKKHQVPIEKIYNKTQRDKFAWAIDMTDENFQF; from the exons CGCAGTGAAATATGAAGCAGGAGATTCTGACACACATGAG GATGTCAAAGTAGATCCTGATGAAAG AAATGATGGACGGCAGAAATCAGGTTCTCCAGaaatcaacaacaacagagagaAG gCAGACGACGGTCACCAGTGTGACTctctgaagatgaagaagaagagggtCAAAGATGAGAAACAGGAGAAGAATCAGTCGTCTTCGAGGAAAAGGAAGAAGACGAGTTCTGAACATgataaaacagagaagaagaagatCAAGAAAGACGGAGagcaggaggagaagaagaaggaaAGGGGGAAGAAGGACGAGGAGTCTGAGAAGTGGAAGTG GTGGGAGGAAGGAAAGTCATCAGACACTCAGAAATGGAGCAGTTTGGAGCACAAAGGACCGTACTTCCCTCCTGAATACGAGCCGCTGCCTGATAACATCTGCTTTAAATATGACG gtcagCCGGTGAAGCTCAGTCCTGTGACGGAGGAGATCGCCACGTTCTACGCTAAGATGCTGGATCATGAATACACCAGTAAAGATGTGTTTCAGAACAACTTCTTCAGCGACTGGAGGGAG GAAATGACGAAAGAAGAGCGGAAGCAGATCAAGACGCTCTCCAAGTGTGACTTCACTCAGATCCACAAGTATTTCGTGGAGAAGTCTGAGGAGCGTAAGAACATGACGAAGGAGGAGAAGCAG GTCCTGAAGGAGGAGGCCAGCCGGCTGATGGAGGAGTACGGCTTCTGTCTGCTGGATGGACACCGCGAGAAGATCGGGAACTTCAAGCTGGAGCCGCCGGGACTGTTCCGCGGACGAGGAGAACATCCCAAGATGGGCAAGCTGAAGAAACGCATCCAGCCGGAGGACGTGACCATCAACTGCAGCCA GGACTCGAAGATCCCGACGCCCCCTGCAGGCCACCGCTGGAAGCGCGTGCAGCACGATAACACGGTCACATGGCTGGCGTCGTGGCTGGAGAACATCCACGGACGACCCAAATACATCATGCTGAACCCCAGCTCCAAACTCAAG GGCGAGAAGGACTGGCAGAAGTACGAGACGGCGCGGCAGCTGAAGATGAAGGTGGACTCCATCAGGAAACAGTACAGACGCGACTGGACCTCACGAGAGATGAAGATCCGGCAGAGAGGAGTCGCCATCTACTTCATCGACAAG ctggcgCTGCGAGCGGGGAACGAGAAGGACGATGAGTCTGCAGATACGGTGGGCTGCTGCTCTCTGCGTGTGGAGCACATCACGCTCCACCGGCGTCTGGACGCTCAGGAACACGTGGTGGAGTTCGACTTCCTGGGAAAAGACTCCATACGCTACTACAACAAGGTTCCTGTGGAGAAACAG GTGTTCAAGAATCTCAAGCTGTTCATAAAACACAAGGATCCAGAAGATGATTTATTTGACCGAATTACA ACGGTCAAACTCAACAAAACCCTGAACGAGTGTATGCCCGGACTGACGGCCAAAGTGTTTCGAACCTTCAACGCCTCGACCACGCTGCAGGATCAGCTCAACAAACTCACCACAG agggcATGACGGTGGAGGAGAAGATCCTGTCGTATAACCGAGCGAACCGAGCCGTGGCCATCCTCTGTAACCACCAGAGGGCAGCACCCAAAACCTTCGAGAGGTCCATGCAGCTGCTGCAGGAGAAG ATCCAGAAGAAAAAGGAGCAAATTGAAGATGCCAAAAAGGAGCTGAAGGAAGCAAAGAAAGCACATAAAGACGCTCCGTCTGACAAATCTAAGAA gctgcTGGAGAAGAAGGAGAAGGCTGTTCAGAGACTCAGTGATCAGCTGAAGAAGCTGCAGCTGCAGGAAACTGATCGTGAGGAGAACAAGGTCATCGCTCTGGGCACGTCCAAACTCAACTACCTGGACCCTCGCATCAGCGTGgcatg GTGTAAGAAACATCAGGTGCCTATCGAGAAGATCTACAACAAAACCCAGAGGGACAAGTTTGCCTGGGCCATCGACATGACCGACGAGAACTTCCAGTTCTGA
- the LOC113042669 gene encoding DNA topoisomerase I, mitochondrial isoform X2 has product MKLEKEKADRREKKKKKSKHSSKDRDKGSELNGKHKSSSKMKRSESPSGVRSSAVKYEAGDSDTHEDVKVDPDERNDGRQKSGSPEINNNREKADDGHQCDSLKMKKKRVKDEKQEKNQSSSRKRKKTSSEHDKTEKKKIKKDGEQEEKKKERGKKDEESEKWKWWEEGKSSDTQKWSSLEHKGPYFPPEYEPLPDNICFKYDGQPVKLSPVTEEIATFYAKMLDHEYTSKDVFQNNFFSDWREEMTKEERKQIKTLSKCDFTQIHKYFVEKSEERKNMTKEEKQVLKEEASRLMEEYGFCLLDGHREKIGNFKLEPPGLFRGRGEHPKMGKLKKRIQPEDVTINCSQDSKIPTPPAGHRWKRVQHDNTVTWLASWLENIHGRPKYIMLNPSSKLKGEKDWQKYETARQLKMKVDSIRKQYRRDWTSREMKIRQRGVAIYFIDKLALRAGNEKDDESADTVGCCSLRVEHITLHRRLDAQEHVVEFDFLGKDSIRYYNKVPVEKQVFKNLKLFIKHKDPEDDLFDRITTVKLNKTLNECMPGLTAKVFRTFNASTTLQDQLNKLTTEGMTVEEKILSYNRANRAVAILCNHQRAAPKTFERSMQLLQEKIQKKKEQIEDAKKELKEAKKAHKDAPSDKSKKLLEKKEKAVQRLSDQLKKLQLQETDREENKVIALGTSKLNYLDPRISVAWCKKHQVPIEKIYNKTQRDKFAWAIDMTDENFQF; this is encoded by the exons CAGCGCAGTGAAATATGAAGCAGGAGATTCTGACACACATGAG GATGTCAAAGTAGATCCTGATGAAAG AAATGATGGACGGCAGAAATCAGGTTCTCCAGaaatcaacaacaacagagagaAG gCAGACGACGGTCACCAGTGTGACTctctgaagatgaagaagaagagggtCAAAGATGAGAAACAGGAGAAGAATCAGTCGTCTTCGAGGAAAAGGAAGAAGACGAGTTCTGAACATgataaaacagagaagaagaagatCAAGAAAGACGGAGagcaggaggagaagaagaaggaaAGGGGGAAGAAGGACGAGGAGTCTGAGAAGTGGAAGTG GTGGGAGGAAGGAAAGTCATCAGACACTCAGAAATGGAGCAGTTTGGAGCACAAAGGACCGTACTTCCCTCCTGAATACGAGCCGCTGCCTGATAACATCTGCTTTAAATATGACG gtcagCCGGTGAAGCTCAGTCCTGTGACGGAGGAGATCGCCACGTTCTACGCTAAGATGCTGGATCATGAATACACCAGTAAAGATGTGTTTCAGAACAACTTCTTCAGCGACTGGAGGGAG GAAATGACGAAAGAAGAGCGGAAGCAGATCAAGACGCTCTCCAAGTGTGACTTCACTCAGATCCACAAGTATTTCGTGGAGAAGTCTGAGGAGCGTAAGAACATGACGAAGGAGGAGAAGCAG GTCCTGAAGGAGGAGGCCAGCCGGCTGATGGAGGAGTACGGCTTCTGTCTGCTGGATGGACACCGCGAGAAGATCGGGAACTTCAAGCTGGAGCCGCCGGGACTGTTCCGCGGACGAGGAGAACATCCCAAGATGGGCAAGCTGAAGAAACGCATCCAGCCGGAGGACGTGACCATCAACTGCAGCCA GGACTCGAAGATCCCGACGCCCCCTGCAGGCCACCGCTGGAAGCGCGTGCAGCACGATAACACGGTCACATGGCTGGCGTCGTGGCTGGAGAACATCCACGGACGACCCAAATACATCATGCTGAACCCCAGCTCCAAACTCAAG GGCGAGAAGGACTGGCAGAAGTACGAGACGGCGCGGCAGCTGAAGATGAAGGTGGACTCCATCAGGAAACAGTACAGACGCGACTGGACCTCACGAGAGATGAAGATCCGGCAGAGAGGAGTCGCCATCTACTTCATCGACAAG ctggcgCTGCGAGCGGGGAACGAGAAGGACGATGAGTCTGCAGATACGGTGGGCTGCTGCTCTCTGCGTGTGGAGCACATCACGCTCCACCGGCGTCTGGACGCTCAGGAACACGTGGTGGAGTTCGACTTCCTGGGAAAAGACTCCATACGCTACTACAACAAGGTTCCTGTGGAGAAACAG GTGTTCAAGAATCTCAAGCTGTTCATAAAACACAAGGATCCAGAAGATGATTTATTTGACCGAATTACA ACGGTCAAACTCAACAAAACCCTGAACGAGTGTATGCCCGGACTGACGGCCAAAGTGTTTCGAACCTTCAACGCCTCGACCACGCTGCAGGATCAGCTCAACAAACTCACCACAG agggcATGACGGTGGAGGAGAAGATCCTGTCGTATAACCGAGCGAACCGAGCCGTGGCCATCCTCTGTAACCACCAGAGGGCAGCACCCAAAACCTTCGAGAGGTCCATGCAGCTGCTGCAGGAGAAG ATCCAGAAGAAAAAGGAGCAAATTGAAGATGCCAAAAAGGAGCTGAAGGAAGCAAAGAAAGCACATAAAGACGCTCCGTCTGACAAATCTAAGAA gctgcTGGAGAAGAAGGAGAAGGCTGTTCAGAGACTCAGTGATCAGCTGAAGAAGCTGCAGCTGCAGGAAACTGATCGTGAGGAGAACAAGGTCATCGCTCTGGGCACGTCCAAACTCAACTACCTGGACCCTCGCATCAGCGTGgcatg GTGTAAGAAACATCAGGTGCCTATCGAGAAGATCTACAACAAAACCCAGAGGGACAAGTTTGCCTGGGCCATCGACATGACCGACGAGAACTTCCAGTTCTGA
- the LOC113042669 gene encoding DNA topoisomerase I, mitochondrial isoform X1 — MKLEKEKADRREKKKKKSKHSSKDRDKGSELNGKHKSSSKMKRSESPSGVRSLMLMSFSSAVKYEAGDSDTHEDVKVDPDERNDGRQKSGSPEINNNREKADDGHQCDSLKMKKKRVKDEKQEKNQSSSRKRKKTSSEHDKTEKKKIKKDGEQEEKKKERGKKDEESEKWKWWEEGKSSDTQKWSSLEHKGPYFPPEYEPLPDNICFKYDGQPVKLSPVTEEIATFYAKMLDHEYTSKDVFQNNFFSDWREEMTKEERKQIKTLSKCDFTQIHKYFVEKSEERKNMTKEEKQVLKEEASRLMEEYGFCLLDGHREKIGNFKLEPPGLFRGRGEHPKMGKLKKRIQPEDVTINCSQDSKIPTPPAGHRWKRVQHDNTVTWLASWLENIHGRPKYIMLNPSSKLKGEKDWQKYETARQLKMKVDSIRKQYRRDWTSREMKIRQRGVAIYFIDKLALRAGNEKDDESADTVGCCSLRVEHITLHRRLDAQEHVVEFDFLGKDSIRYYNKVPVEKQVFKNLKLFIKHKDPEDDLFDRITTVKLNKTLNECMPGLTAKVFRTFNASTTLQDQLNKLTTEGMTVEEKILSYNRANRAVAILCNHQRAAPKTFERSMQLLQEKIQKKKEQIEDAKKELKEAKKAHKDAPSDKSKKLLEKKEKAVQRLSDQLKKLQLQETDREENKVIALGTSKLNYLDPRISVAWCKKHQVPIEKIYNKTQRDKFAWAIDMTDENFQF; from the exons TCTGATGTTGATGAGTTTCAGCAGCGCAGTGAAATATGAAGCAGGAGATTCTGACACACATGAG GATGTCAAAGTAGATCCTGATGAAAG AAATGATGGACGGCAGAAATCAGGTTCTCCAGaaatcaacaacaacagagagaAG gCAGACGACGGTCACCAGTGTGACTctctgaagatgaagaagaagagggtCAAAGATGAGAAACAGGAGAAGAATCAGTCGTCTTCGAGGAAAAGGAAGAAGACGAGTTCTGAACATgataaaacagagaagaagaagatCAAGAAAGACGGAGagcaggaggagaagaagaaggaaAGGGGGAAGAAGGACGAGGAGTCTGAGAAGTGGAAGTG GTGGGAGGAAGGAAAGTCATCAGACACTCAGAAATGGAGCAGTTTGGAGCACAAAGGACCGTACTTCCCTCCTGAATACGAGCCGCTGCCTGATAACATCTGCTTTAAATATGACG gtcagCCGGTGAAGCTCAGTCCTGTGACGGAGGAGATCGCCACGTTCTACGCTAAGATGCTGGATCATGAATACACCAGTAAAGATGTGTTTCAGAACAACTTCTTCAGCGACTGGAGGGAG GAAATGACGAAAGAAGAGCGGAAGCAGATCAAGACGCTCTCCAAGTGTGACTTCACTCAGATCCACAAGTATTTCGTGGAGAAGTCTGAGGAGCGTAAGAACATGACGAAGGAGGAGAAGCAG GTCCTGAAGGAGGAGGCCAGCCGGCTGATGGAGGAGTACGGCTTCTGTCTGCTGGATGGACACCGCGAGAAGATCGGGAACTTCAAGCTGGAGCCGCCGGGACTGTTCCGCGGACGAGGAGAACATCCCAAGATGGGCAAGCTGAAGAAACGCATCCAGCCGGAGGACGTGACCATCAACTGCAGCCA GGACTCGAAGATCCCGACGCCCCCTGCAGGCCACCGCTGGAAGCGCGTGCAGCACGATAACACGGTCACATGGCTGGCGTCGTGGCTGGAGAACATCCACGGACGACCCAAATACATCATGCTGAACCCCAGCTCCAAACTCAAG GGCGAGAAGGACTGGCAGAAGTACGAGACGGCGCGGCAGCTGAAGATGAAGGTGGACTCCATCAGGAAACAGTACAGACGCGACTGGACCTCACGAGAGATGAAGATCCGGCAGAGAGGAGTCGCCATCTACTTCATCGACAAG ctggcgCTGCGAGCGGGGAACGAGAAGGACGATGAGTCTGCAGATACGGTGGGCTGCTGCTCTCTGCGTGTGGAGCACATCACGCTCCACCGGCGTCTGGACGCTCAGGAACACGTGGTGGAGTTCGACTTCCTGGGAAAAGACTCCATACGCTACTACAACAAGGTTCCTGTGGAGAAACAG GTGTTCAAGAATCTCAAGCTGTTCATAAAACACAAGGATCCAGAAGATGATTTATTTGACCGAATTACA ACGGTCAAACTCAACAAAACCCTGAACGAGTGTATGCCCGGACTGACGGCCAAAGTGTTTCGAACCTTCAACGCCTCGACCACGCTGCAGGATCAGCTCAACAAACTCACCACAG agggcATGACGGTGGAGGAGAAGATCCTGTCGTATAACCGAGCGAACCGAGCCGTGGCCATCCTCTGTAACCACCAGAGGGCAGCACCCAAAACCTTCGAGAGGTCCATGCAGCTGCTGCAGGAGAAG ATCCAGAAGAAAAAGGAGCAAATTGAAGATGCCAAAAAGGAGCTGAAGGAAGCAAAGAAAGCACATAAAGACGCTCCGTCTGACAAATCTAAGAA gctgcTGGAGAAGAAGGAGAAGGCTGTTCAGAGACTCAGTGATCAGCTGAAGAAGCTGCAGCTGCAGGAAACTGATCGTGAGGAGAACAAGGTCATCGCTCTGGGCACGTCCAAACTCAACTACCTGGACCCTCGCATCAGCGTGgcatg GTGTAAGAAACATCAGGTGCCTATCGAGAAGATCTACAACAAAACCCAGAGGGACAAGTTTGCCTGGGCCATCGACATGACCGACGAGAACTTCCAGTTCTGA
- the LOC113042669 gene encoding DNA topoisomerase I, mitochondrial isoform X4, with protein MKTCLRFISRCIYISAERDKVASLVSSVRYYNAAGVRTPSHCRWEEGKSSDTQKWSSLEHKGPYFPPEYEPLPDNICFKYDGQPVKLSPVTEEIATFYAKMLDHEYTSKDVFQNNFFSDWREEMTKEERKQIKTLSKCDFTQIHKYFVEKSEERKNMTKEEKQVLKEEASRLMEEYGFCLLDGHREKIGNFKLEPPGLFRGRGEHPKMGKLKKRIQPEDVTINCSQDSKIPTPPAGHRWKRVQHDNTVTWLASWLENIHGRPKYIMLNPSSKLKGEKDWQKYETARQLKMKVDSIRKQYRRDWTSREMKIRQRGVAIYFIDKLALRAGNEKDDESADTVGCCSLRVEHITLHRRLDAQEHVVEFDFLGKDSIRYYNKVPVEKQVFKNLKLFIKHKDPEDDLFDRITTVKLNKTLNECMPGLTAKVFRTFNASTTLQDQLNKLTTEGMTVEEKILSYNRANRAVAILCNHQRAAPKTFERSMQLLQEKIQKKKEQIEDAKKELKEAKKAHKDAPSDKSKKLLEKKEKAVQRLSDQLKKLQLQETDREENKVIALGTSKLNYLDPRISVAWCKKHQVPIEKIYNKTQRDKFAWAIDMTDENFQF; from the exons ATGAAAACATGTTTGCGTTTCATTTCGCGATGTATTTATATTTCAGCGGAGCGTGATAAAGTCGCGTCGCTCGTTTCCTCTGTCAGATATTATAACGCTGCAGGCGTCAGAACCCCGTCACACTGCAG GTGGGAGGAAGGAAAGTCATCAGACACTCAGAAATGGAGCAGTTTGGAGCACAAAGGACCGTACTTCCCTCCTGAATACGAGCCGCTGCCTGATAACATCTGCTTTAAATATGACG gtcagCCGGTGAAGCTCAGTCCTGTGACGGAGGAGATCGCCACGTTCTACGCTAAGATGCTGGATCATGAATACACCAGTAAAGATGTGTTTCAGAACAACTTCTTCAGCGACTGGAGGGAG GAAATGACGAAAGAAGAGCGGAAGCAGATCAAGACGCTCTCCAAGTGTGACTTCACTCAGATCCACAAGTATTTCGTGGAGAAGTCTGAGGAGCGTAAGAACATGACGAAGGAGGAGAAGCAG GTCCTGAAGGAGGAGGCCAGCCGGCTGATGGAGGAGTACGGCTTCTGTCTGCTGGATGGACACCGCGAGAAGATCGGGAACTTCAAGCTGGAGCCGCCGGGACTGTTCCGCGGACGAGGAGAACATCCCAAGATGGGCAAGCTGAAGAAACGCATCCAGCCGGAGGACGTGACCATCAACTGCAGCCA GGACTCGAAGATCCCGACGCCCCCTGCAGGCCACCGCTGGAAGCGCGTGCAGCACGATAACACGGTCACATGGCTGGCGTCGTGGCTGGAGAACATCCACGGACGACCCAAATACATCATGCTGAACCCCAGCTCCAAACTCAAG GGCGAGAAGGACTGGCAGAAGTACGAGACGGCGCGGCAGCTGAAGATGAAGGTGGACTCCATCAGGAAACAGTACAGACGCGACTGGACCTCACGAGAGATGAAGATCCGGCAGAGAGGAGTCGCCATCTACTTCATCGACAAG ctggcgCTGCGAGCGGGGAACGAGAAGGACGATGAGTCTGCAGATACGGTGGGCTGCTGCTCTCTGCGTGTGGAGCACATCACGCTCCACCGGCGTCTGGACGCTCAGGAACACGTGGTGGAGTTCGACTTCCTGGGAAAAGACTCCATACGCTACTACAACAAGGTTCCTGTGGAGAAACAG GTGTTCAAGAATCTCAAGCTGTTCATAAAACACAAGGATCCAGAAGATGATTTATTTGACCGAATTACA ACGGTCAAACTCAACAAAACCCTGAACGAGTGTATGCCCGGACTGACGGCCAAAGTGTTTCGAACCTTCAACGCCTCGACCACGCTGCAGGATCAGCTCAACAAACTCACCACAG agggcATGACGGTGGAGGAGAAGATCCTGTCGTATAACCGAGCGAACCGAGCCGTGGCCATCCTCTGTAACCACCAGAGGGCAGCACCCAAAACCTTCGAGAGGTCCATGCAGCTGCTGCAGGAGAAG ATCCAGAAGAAAAAGGAGCAAATTGAAGATGCCAAAAAGGAGCTGAAGGAAGCAAAGAAAGCACATAAAGACGCTCCGTCTGACAAATCTAAGAA gctgcTGGAGAAGAAGGAGAAGGCTGTTCAGAGACTCAGTGATCAGCTGAAGAAGCTGCAGCTGCAGGAAACTGATCGTGAGGAGAACAAGGTCATCGCTCTGGGCACGTCCAAACTCAACTACCTGGACCCTCGCATCAGCGTGgcatg GTGTAAGAAACATCAGGTGCCTATCGAGAAGATCTACAACAAAACCCAGAGGGACAAGTTTGCCTGGGCCATCGACATGACCGACGAGAACTTCCAGTTCTGA